A stretch of Flavobacteriales bacterium DNA encodes these proteins:
- a CDS encoding histidine kinase, producing MLRTQMNPHFIFNALNSINSYVQENERDLASGFLTKFARLMRLVLENSRYNEVPLEQDLDALRLYIELEQVRTNGKFDYSIEVDAAIDQAETMVPPLVMQPFVENAIWHGISRKEGKGHIKLIVRKYPNRLTMSVEDDGVGRGASSTHPAPDGAPPKSSLGTTITQDRLSLLGKQRGGEAGFRFMDLEPGTRVEVELPIQDIAR from the coding sequence GTGCTCCGTACCCAGATGAACCCGCACTTCATCTTCAACGCCCTCAACAGCATCAACAGCTACGTGCAGGAGAACGAGCGCGACCTGGCCAGCGGCTTCCTCACCAAGTTCGCACGGCTCATGCGCTTGGTCCTGGAGAACAGCAGGTATAACGAAGTGCCTCTCGAGCAGGACCTGGATGCCCTGCGCCTGTACATAGAACTGGAGCAGGTACGGACGAACGGCAAGTTCGATTACAGCATCGAGGTGGATGCAGCCATCGACCAGGCTGAGACCATGGTGCCCCCGCTCGTGATGCAGCCCTTCGTGGAGAACGCCATCTGGCATGGAATCTCCCGCAAGGAGGGCAAGGGGCACATCAAGCTTATTGTCCGCAAGTACCCCAATCGCTTGACCATGTCAGTTGAGGATGATGGTGTGGGGCGGGGAGCGAGTTCGACGCATCCCGCGCCCGATGGCGCCCCGCCCAAATCCTCCTTGGGAACGACCATAACACAGGACCGTCTTTCGCTACTTGGCAAGCAACGCGGAGGTGAGGCCGGGTTCCGGTTCATGGACCTTGAGCCGGGTACGCGTGTGGAAGTGGAGTTGCCGATCCAGGACATCGCGCGATAG
- a CDS encoding response regulator transcription factor: MANLLTAVIVDDEDAPRNLLTGLLKRLHPEVHLLGTAVDVPTGIDLVRRTSPQILFLDIELKDKTGFDLLRALGDRRPHVIFTTAHESYAVKAIRFSALDYLLKPIDAQELADAIAKAVQAVSATEKPVMVDMLLKNIDRSIGDRTIALPVSDGLELVHVNEIVVCESDSNYTTLHLRDDKRLVISRTLKEFEDLLGEQEFIRVHNSHLVSRKHIRKYIKGEGGEVIMSNGMNIAVSRRKKQELMDALERL; the protein is encoded by the coding sequence ATGGCAAACTTGCTCACCGCCGTGATCGTCGATGACGAGGACGCACCGCGCAACCTTCTCACTGGCTTGTTGAAGCGCCTGCACCCTGAAGTTCATCTGTTAGGGACCGCCGTCGATGTTCCAACCGGAATTGACCTCGTCCGTCGCACCTCGCCCCAGATCCTCTTCCTTGACATCGAGCTCAAGGACAAGACCGGCTTCGACCTGCTCCGCGCCCTGGGCGATAGGCGCCCGCATGTGATCTTCACCACTGCGCACGAGAGTTATGCCGTGAAGGCCATCCGCTTCAGTGCGCTGGACTATTTGCTCAAGCCGATCGATGCACAAGAGCTGGCGGATGCGATTGCGAAGGCCGTGCAGGCGGTAAGCGCCACCGAGAAGCCGGTCATGGTGGACATGCTACTGAAGAACATCGATCGCTCCATTGGTGATCGCACCATCGCCTTGCCAGTGAGCGATGGCCTGGAGCTGGTGCATGTCAACGAGATCGTCGTCTGCGAATCCGACTCCAACTACACCACCTTGCACTTGCGCGACGACAAGCGCTTGGTGATCTCGCGTACACTAAAGGAGTTCGAGGATCTATTAGGTGAGCAGGAGTTCATTCGCGTTCACAACTCGCACCTCGTGAGCCGCAAGCACATCCGCAAGTACATCAAGGGCGAAGGCGGCGAAGTGATCATGTCCAACGGCATGAACATCGCCGTGTCGCGCCGTAAGAAGCAGGAGTTGATGGATGCGCTGGAACGATTATGA
- a CDS encoding type II toxin-antitoxin system RelE/ParE family toxin translates to MSFEFRSLAEFDRRVKALSRKYPLIKNDLAALIDELRSDPHAGTSLGRGCYKVRMRISSKGQGKSGGASVITLCTDRGKVIWMLTMYDKSDKVNVREAEISSLLAQVP, encoded by the coding sequence ATGAGCTTTGAGTTCAGGTCTCTGGCAGAATTCGATCGGCGCGTCAAAGCACTTTCGCGAAAGTATCCATTGATCAAGAACGATCTCGCGGCGCTGATTGACGAGCTCCGCAGCGATCCGCACGCGGGCACCTCCTTGGGAAGGGGTTGCTACAAGGTCCGGATGCGCATCAGTTCCAAAGGACAGGGGAAAAGTGGTGGAGCTAGTGTGATCACGCTATGTACGGATCGCGGCAAGGTCATTTGGATGCTTACCATGTATGACAAGTCCGATAAGGTTAATGTCAGGGAAGCTGAGATCTCCAGTCTCCTTGCGCAGGTGCCTTGA